A part of Syngnathus acus chromosome 20, fSynAcu1.2, whole genome shotgun sequence genomic DNA contains:
- the LOC119139203 gene encoding dnaJ homolog subfamily C member 13-like isoform X4 yields the protein MNVLKDNKDLACYYTTKHSWRGKYKRVFSVGTHGITTYNPTTLEVTNQWPYGDICGIGPVGKGQGTEFSLTFRKGTGKKSETLKFSTEHRTELLTEALRFRTEFSEGKITGRRYNCYKHHWSDTRKAVSLEVTPGGIDQIDPHTNRVLCSYDYRNVEGFAETSDYQGGFCILYGGFGRLHLFASEHRDDIIRSAIEHAGNFIGIVLRLRKETLTFESFVTERFGKYSSDESITSLAEFVVQKITPRHQEPVKRILALTETCLVERDPASYNIVTIKPFEEVFALICDVDNPQVFTVEFIRGQIRKFSSTERDSLLASLLDGVRASGNRDVCVKMAPTRRGQRWGLLCMPVDEEVESLHLKFLAAPPNGNFADAVFRFNANISYSGVLHAVTQDGLFSENKEKLINNAVLALLSQEAELPALNAELESHFQAIRRLVASKAGFQAFTQLPKFREKLGVKTVKALKRNNNGVTHAAIDMLCALMCPMHDDYDLRQEQLNKASLLSSKKFLENLLEKFITNVDQGSGALVISSLLDFLTFALCAPYSETTEGQQFDMLLEMVASNGRTLFKLFQHPSMAIVKGAGLVMKAIIEEGDKEIATKMQELALSEGALPRHLHTSLFTISADQRMLTNRQLSRHLVGLWTAENPVAMNLLKRILPTGLLAYMDSSDSVPEKDVDRMHVRNNLKIATDLLNRSKVPEWQRIAGKAAKEVEKFAKEKADLVLMHWRDKMGIAQKEQDRNNLNANQKPVILRKRRQRIKIEANWELFYYRFQLDHARSNLIWNLKTREELRDALEGEMRAFNVDRELGNATVISWNHQEFEVKYECLSDEIKIGDYYLRLLLEEDENAESSAIKRSYEFFNELYHRFLLTPKVTMKCLCLQALTIVYGKCFEEIGPFTDTKYIVGMLDRCTDKLERDRLILFLNKLILNRKNVKDVMDSNGVRILVDLLTLAHLHTSRATVPLQSNVLEASPDMKRESEKEWYFGNADKERRGPFSFEEMQESWTTGVLTAKTRCWAQGMDGWRPLQAVPQLKWCLMATGQAVMNETDLATLILNMLITMCSYYPSRDQDNAIIRPLPKIKRMISDSACLPHIVQLLLTFDPILVEKVANVLYLVMQDNPNLQRLYLTGVFFFIMMYTGSNVLPVARFLKYTHLKQAFKSEESKGQDIVQRSVLGPALPEAMVCYLENYEAERFSEIFLGEFDTPEAIWSCEMRRMMIEKIAAHIADFSPRLQSNTRALYQYCPIPVVSFPQLDNELFCNIYYLRHLCDTVHFPNWPIRDAVKLLKDTLDAWKREVEKKPPSMSIDDAYEVLNLPKGQGIHEESKIRKAYFRLAQKYHPDKNPDGRDMFEKVNKAYEFLCTKSARVLDGPDPENIILILKTQSILFNRHKDDLEPYKYAGYPMLIKTITMETQDDQLFSKTSPLLPAAAELAFHTVNCSALNAEELRRENGIEVLLEAFSRCVSVLTASSKADDMAVQVCGHICKCYSVAAQFEECREKMIELPYIIRDLCHILYYGKGLPKTAALAVQCVSSFAVDFFLQTQLYHAGVLWHLLVHLFNYDYTLEESGVQTSQDSNQQEVANYLAKLSLVSLSRLGGYLPLPRSLDGGDLAPETNGVETVPPENPSIRKSLAALLTPYISRKLGTGSSPEVLKLLNSNTENPYLIWNNGTRAELLEFLEGQQEDNIKRGENDESFGAEFTFSEHGKELIVGEIFVRVYNEQPTFPLEHPKAFAASLLDYVGSQAQYLHTLLAMSQSNKVESQQHAERLRFAEMALEALRNVIKNNPGSETECIGHFKLLFSLLRVHGAGRVQQLVLEVVNTVTSNQECVSNIAESLVLSNLLLLLHSLPSSRQMVLETLHALTSNTKIVKEAMAKGALIYLLDLFCNCTHPQVRTQTAELFSKMTSDKLVGPKVRLTLIRFLPSVFMDAMRDNAEAAVHIFEGTHENPELIWNDSSRETVSTTVREMMLEHFKQQKDNPDINWKLPEDFTVAYGAGQGELEVGGVFLRIFIAQPGWVLRKPRDFLVSLLETLTELLEKNNPNGEALETVTTAAVCLFSTQAQLADQVPPLGHLPRILAALNHKNNAIPKSSIRLIHVLSDNELCVRSMSALEAIGPLMTGMKARADMAGLACEALNRMFQKEQTELVAQALRVDLVPYLLKLLEGIGLETVDNPSATKAQIVKALKSMTRSLQYGEQVNEILAKSSVWSAFKDQKHDLFINESQTAGYLTGVSTPSLLAASSPLRGGL from the exons ATGAATGTCCTGAAAGACAACAAGGACCTGGCCTGCTACTACACCACCAAGCACTCCTGGAGGGGGAA GTACAAGCGCGTCTTCTCTGTGGGCACGCATGGCATCACCACGTACAACCCCACCACGCTGGAAGTGACAAATCAG TGGCCTTATGGAGACATTTGTGGAATCGGGCCAGTGGGAAAAGGCCAGGGAACGGAGTTCAGCCTGACCTTCCGAAAAGGCACCGGCAAGAAGTCAGAGACACTCAAGTTCTCCACTGAGCATCGAACGGAGCTGCTCACCGAAGCACTG AGATTCCGAACTGAATTTTCAGAAGGGAAAATCACTGGCAGG CGGTACAACTGCTACAAGCACCACTGGAGCGACACGCGCAAGGCCGTCAGCTTGGAGGTGACGCCGGGCGGCATCGACCAGATCGACCCACACACCAACCGGGTGCTGTGCTCCTATGACTACCGCAACGTGGAAGGCTTCGCCGAGACCTCCGACTACCAGGGCGGCTTCTGCATCCTTTACGGCGGCTTCGGCAGGCTG CATCTGTTTGCCTCGGAGCACCGCGACGACATCATCCGCAGCGCCATCGAGCACGCCGGCAACTTCATTGGCATCGTGCTGCGGCTGCGGAAGGAGACGCTCACCTTTGAGAGTTTTGTGACCGAGCGGTTTGGGAAGTACAGCTCAGACGAGAGCATCACCTCGCTGGCCGAGTTTGTGGTGCAGAAGATCACCCCGCGCCACCAG GAGCCCGTGAAACGCATCTTAGCGCTGACCGAGACGTGCTTGGTGGAGAGAGATCCGGCTTCCTACAACATCGTCACCATCAAGCCGTTCGAGGAG GTGTTTGCGCTCATCTGCGATGTCGACAACCCTCAAGTGTTTACAGTGGAATTCATCAGAGGCCAAATCAGGAAGTTCTCCTCCACAGAACG GGATTCTCTTCTGGCCAGCCTGCTGGACGGCGTGCGCGCTTCGGGCAACAGGGATGTGTGCGTCAAGATGGCGCCCACGCGGCGCGGCCAGCGATGGGGCCTCCTGTGCATGCCCGTGGACGAGGAGGTGGAGAGTCTGCACCTCAAGTTCCTGGCTGCGCCTCCAA ATGGCAACTTTGCCGACGCAGTGTTCCGCTTCAACGCCAACATCTCCTACAGCGGCGTGTTGCACGCAGTCACACAAGAC GGTCTGTTCTCGGAGAATAAAGAGAAGCTGATCAACAACGCCGTCCTGGCCCTTCTGTCGCAAGAGGCCGAGCTGCCCGCGCTCAACGCCGAGCTGGAGAGCCACTTCCAGGCCATCCGCCGACTGGTGGCCTCCAAGGCCGGCTTCCAGGCCTTCACTCAGCTACCAAA GTTCCGGGAGAAATTAGGAGTAAAGACGGTGAAAGCTTTAAAGAGGAACAACAACGGCGTGACGCACGCTGCTATCGACATGCTTTGCGCCCTGATGTGT CCCATGCACGACGACTACGACCTGAGGCAGGAGCAGCTCAACAAGGCGTCCCTGCTGTCATCCAAGAAGTTCCTGGAAAACCTGCTTGAAAAATTCATCACCAATGTG GACCAAGGAAGCGGAGCTTTGGTCATCAGTTCACTGCTGGACTTTTTAACCTTCGCCTTGTGCGCCCCCTACAGCGAGACCACCGAGGGCCAGCAGTTTGACATGCTGCTGGAGATGGTGGCCTCCAACGGACGCACGCTCTTCAAACTCTTCCAG CATCCTTCTATGGCCATCGTCAAGGGAGCCGGCTTGGTGATGAAGGCCATCATTGAG GAAGGAGACAAAGAAATCGCCACCAAGATGCAGGAGCTGGCTTTGAGCGAGGGCGCCCTTCCTCGCCACCTGCACACCTCCTTGTTCACCATCAGCGCCGACCAAAGGATGCTCACCAACAG ACAGCTGAGCCGTCACCTGGTGGGACTGTGGACCGCAGAAAACCCCGTCGCCATGAATCTCCTCAAGAGAATACTG CCGACGGGCCTGCTGGCCTACATGGACAGTTCCGATTCGGTGCCGGAGAAAGACGTGGATCGAATGCACGTTCGAAATAACTTGAAAATTGCCACG GACCTACTCAACCGCAGCAAGGTGCCCGAGTGGCAGCGGATAGCCGGCAAAGCAGCCAAAGAGGTGGAAAAGTTCGCCAAGGAGAAGGCCGATCTGGTCCTCATGCACTGGAGGGACAAGATGGGCATCGCTCAGAAGGAG CAGGACAGAAATAACTTG AATGCCAACCAAAAGCCCGTCATCCTGAGAAAACGACGACAGCGGATCAAGATCGAAGCCAACTGGGAGCTTTTTTACTACAG ATTCCAGCTGGACCACGCCCGCTCCAACCTCATCTGGAATCTGAAGACCAGGGAGGAACTGCGGGATGCGCTGGAAGGCGAAATGCGTGCCTTCAACGTGGACCGCGAGCTGGGCAACGCCACCGTCATCTCCTGGAACCACCAAGAGTTTGAG GTGAAGTACGAGTGCCTTTCCGATGAGATCAAAATAGGCGACTATTACTTGCGCCTCCTGCTGGAGGAGGATGAAAATGCCGAATCCAGTGCCATCAAGAGATC GTACGAGTTCTTCAACGAGCTCTACCACCGCTTCCTGCTGACGCCCAAAGTCACCATGAAGTGCCTGTGCCTCCAGGCGCTCACCATCGTGTACGGCAAGTGCTTCGAAGAGATCGGCCCCTTCACCGACACCAAATACATCGTGGGCATGCTGGACCGG tgtACGGACAAGCTGGAAAGAGACAGGCTCATCCTCTTCTTGAACAAGCTGATTCTCAACAGG AAAAACGTGAAAGACGTGATGGACTCTAACGGGGTGCGCATCCTGGTGGACCTGCTCACCTTGGCCCACCTGCATACCAGCAGAGCCACGGTGCCGCTGCAG AGTAACGTCTTGGAAGCGTCGCCTGACATgaagcgagagagcgagaaggAGTGGTATTTTGGCAACGCAGACAAGGAAAGAAGAGGACCTTTCAGTTTTGAAGAG ATGCAAGAGTCTTGGACGACGGGCGTCCTGACGGCCAAGACCCGATGCTGGGCCCAGGGCATGGACGGCTGGCGCCCCCTGCAGGCCGTGCCGCAGCTCAAGTGGTGCCTGATGGCCACGGGGCAGGCGGTGATGAACGAGACGGACTTGGCGACGCTCATCCTCAACATGCTCATCACCATGTGCTCCTACTACCCCAGCAG GGATCAAGATAATGCCATTATTCGCCCATTACCAAAGATCAAGAGGATGATAAGTGACAGCGCTTGCCTGCCTCATATTGTGCAG ctTCTCTTGACGTTTGACCCCATCCTGGTGGAGAAGGTGGCCAACGTGCTGTACCTGGTGATGCAGGACAACCCCAACTTGCAGCGGCTCTACTTGACCGGagtcttcttcttcatcatgATGTACACGGGCTCCAACGTGCTTCCCGTGGCAAG gTTCCTGAAGTACACTCACTTGAAACAAGCCTTTAAATCTGAAGAG TCCAAAGGTCAGGACATCGTGCAGCGCAGCGTTCTCGGACCGGCCCTTCCCGAAGCCATGGTGTGCTACCTGGAGAACTACGAGGCCGAGCGCTTCTCTGAGATCTTCCTGGGAGAATTCGACACCCCCGAGGCCATCTGGAGCTGCGAGATGAG GCGGATGATGATCGAGAAGATAGCCGCGCATATTGCCGACTTCAGCCCGAGGCTGCAGAGCAACACGCGCGCCCTCTACCAGTACTGCCCCATCCCCGTCGTCAGCTTCCCTCAGCTGGACAACGAGCTCTTCTGCAACATCTACTACCTCCGACACCTGTGCGACACCGTCCACTTTCCCAATTGGCCTATTCGAGATGCC GTGAAGCTGCTGAAAGACACACTTGACGCATGGAAGAGGGAGGTGGAGAAGAAGCCCCCCTCAATGTCAATAGATGACGCTTACGAAGTTCTCAACCTCCCCAAAGGACAAGGAAT TCATGAGGAGAGCAAGATCAGAAAGGCTTACTTCAGGCTGGCGCAGAAGTACCATCCAGACAAGAACCCTGATGGCAGG GACATGTTTGAGAAAGTCAACAAGGCCTACGAGTTCCTTTGCACAAAGTCTGCACGGGTCCTCGACGGCCCCGACCCGGAAAACATTATCCTCATCCTCAAGACCCAAAGCATCCTTTTCAACCGGCACAAAGATG ATCTGGAGCCCTACAAGTACGCCGGCTACCCCATGCTCATCAAAACCATCACCATGGAGACCCAAGACGACCAGCTCTTCTCCAAGACCTCGCCGCTTCTGCCGGCCGCCGCCGAACTGGCCTTTCACACCGTCAACTGCTCGGCGCTCAACGCCGAGGAACTGCGGCGCGAGAACGGAATCGAG GTGTTGCTGGAGGCGTTTTCCCGCTGTGTCTCCGTGTTGACTGCATCCAGCAAAGCGGACGACATGGCCGTTCAG GTGTGCGGGCACATCTGCAAGTGCTACAGCGTGGCGGCGCAATTTGAGGAATGCCGAGAAAAGATGATCGAGCTGCCCTACATCATCAGAGACCTCTGTCACATTTTGTACTACGGAAAG GGTCTCCCCAAAACGGCAGCCTTGGCGGTACAGTGCGTCAGCTCCTTCGCGGTGGACTTCTTCCTGCAGACGCAACTGTACCACGCCGGCGTGCTCTGGCACTTGCTGGTGCACCTCTTCAACTACGACTACACACTGGAGGAGAGCGGCGTCCAGACCAGCCAGGACAGCAACCAGCAGGAGGTGGCCAACTACCTGGCCAAGCTCAGCCTGGTGTCCCTCAGCCGCCTGGGGGGCTACCTGCCGTTGCCGCGCAGCCTCGACGGCGGCGACCTCGCGCCGGAGACCAACGGAGTAGAAACCGTCCCCCCGGAGAACCCCAGCATCCGCAAAAGCCTGGCCGCTTTGCTGACACCGTACATATCCAGGAAGCTGGGAACGGGATCTTCACCTGAG GTCTTGAAACTGCTGAACAGCAACACGGAGAACCCCTACCTCATCTGGAACAACGGCACGCGAGCCGAGCTGCTCGAGTTCCTGGAGGGTCAACAAGAGGACAACATTAAAAGA GGGGAGAACGACGAGAGCTTCGGTGCGGAATTTACCTTCAGCGAGCACGGCAAAGAGCTCATCGTCGGCGAGATCTTTGTGCGTGTTTACAACGAGCAACCAACGTTCCCACTTGAG CATCCCAAAGCGTTTGCCGCGAGCCTGCTGGACTACGTGGGCTCGCAGGCGCAGTACCTGCACACGCTGCTGGCCATGAGCCAAAGCAACAAGGTGGAGTCGCAGCAGCACGCCGAGCGTCTCCGCTTTGCCGAGATGGCTCTGGAGGCTCTCCGCAACGTCATCAAGAACAACCCCG GTTCTGAGACCGAGTGCATCGGCCATTTCAAGTTGCTCTTCTCGCTGCTGCGGGTTCACGGCGCCGGCAGGGTGCAGCAGCTTGTGCTGGAG GTCGTCAACACGGTGACGTCCAATCAAGAATGCGTGAGCAACATTGCTGAGTCGCTGGTGCTGTCCAACCTCCTCTTGCTGCTGCACTCCCTCCCATCGA GCAGGCAAATGGTGTTGGAAACGCTCCATGCTTTGACATCCAACACCAAAATAGTCAAGGAAGCCATGGCCAAAG GTGCTCTCATCTACTTGCTCGATCTCTTCTGTAACTGCACGCACCCTCAGGTTCGCACACAGACAGCTGAGCTTTTCTCCAAGATGACTTCGGACAAGCTGGTCGGGCCCAAG GTCCGCCTGACTCTGATCCGTTTCCTCCCGAGCGTGTTCATGGACGCCATGCGGGACAACGCCGAGGCGGCTGTGCACATCTTTGAGGGAACGCACGAGAATCCCGAACTCATCTGGAACGACAGCTCCCGCGAGACCGTGTCCACTACCGTGCGGGAGATGATGCTTGA gcaCTTTAAACAGCAGAAGGATAATCCTGACATCAACTGGAAA CTGCCAGAGGACTTCACTGTGGCCTACGGAGCTGGCCAGGGCGAGCTGGAAGTGGGCGGAGTCTTTTTGCGGATCTTTATCGCGCAGCCCGGTTGGGTGCTGCGCAAGCCTCGCGACTTCCTGGTGTCGCTCTTGGAGACGCTGACGGAGCTGCTGGAGAAGAACAATCCCAAC GGGGAGGCACTGGAGACGGTCACCACGGCAGCCGTGTGTCTGTTCAGCACGCAGGCGCAGCTGGCTGATCAGGTTCCTCCGCTAGGTCACTTGCCTCGCATCTTAGCCGCGCTCAACCACAAGAACAACGCCATCCCCAAGAGCTCCATCCGCCTCATCCACGTGCTCTCGGATAACGAG ctCTGCGTACGCTCCATGTCCGCCCTGGAGGCCATCGGTCCGCTGATGACCGGAATGAAGGCCCGCGCAGACATGGCCGGGCTGGCCTGCGAGGCGCTGAACCGCATGTTCCAGAAAGAGCAGACGGAACTGGTGGCTCAG GCTCTCCGAGTGGACCTGGTTCCGTACCTCCTGAAGCTCCTGGAAGGTATCGGCCTGGAGACCGTGGATAACCCGTCGGCCACCAAGGCCCAAATCGTGAAGGCGCTCAAATCCATGACGCGCAGTCTGCAATACGGAGAACAG GTGAATGAGATCTTGGCCAAGTCCTCCGTGTGGAGTGCCTTCAAGGACCAGAAGCACGATCTCTTCATTAATGAGTCTCAGACTGCAGGCTACCTGACAG GGGTGTCCACTCCCTCTCTCCTGGCGGCCAGCAGCCCACTGCGAGGGGGGCTCTAG